In Spinacia oleracea cultivar Varoflay chromosome 5, BTI_SOV_V1, whole genome shotgun sequence, a single window of DNA contains:
- the LOC130461789 gene encoding pre-mRNA-splicing factor cwc22-like yields MAQIDNMSRPNDDDEDDDEDDEDDEEQQMQIKDETETNLINLRRTIYLTIMSSVDFEEAGHKLLKIKLEPGQEMELNIMLLECCSQERTYLRYYGLLGQRFCMLNRVYQENFDKFDFPKLIFG; encoded by the exons atggcgcAAATAGacaatatg AGTAGAccaaatgatgatgatgaggacgatGATGAAGACGACGAAGACGATGAAGAGCAGCAAATGCAGATAAAAGATGAAACAGAAACCAACCTTATAAATCTCCGAAGAACTATATATTTAACAATTATGTCCAGTGTAGATTTTGAAGAAGCTGGCCACAAATTGCTGAAAATCAAACTTGAGCCTGGGCAAGAG ATGGAGTTGAATATAATGTTATTGGAGTGCTGCAGCCAGGAGAGGACATATCTCAGATATTATGGTCTGTTAGGCCAAAGGTTTTGTATGCTCAACAGAGTGTATCAGGAGAATTTTGACAAGTTTGATTTTCCCAAGTTGATTTTCGGATAA